The DNA segment TCTTTACCCATCTTTACCTGCAACCGAGCGAAGCCGATTTCGTGCCCTGGGAAAAGCACCGGGCGGAGTCTCACTTCTTGGGCCCGTTGCCCTGGCCTCCCCACCGGGAACCGGAGATCGGCGAGCCCTATAGCCAGGCGGAAGTTCTTGAATATCTTGAGTTCGTTGCGAGTCAGATAGATGCCGCTGTAGACAGTCTGGATCTCAGCGGCGAATCGGGCTTCGAGTGGCTGCCCTTCGATAAATTGGAGTTGCAGCTCTACAATATTCGCCATTTGCAACACCACGTTGGTGAACTTGGCGATCGCCTGGGCACGCAGGCTGGTATCGATATTGACTGGGTCGGCTTGCGACCCCAGTAGACGGCCGGACCTGCCAAACCATATCTGAAAGAGGACTCATACCATGCTGCTTGATACGATTTTGGAACTCCTGCAAGAACAACATGGCGATCGAATGTCGGAGTTTTTGCTGCCGCCACCTGTTTTTACCATCATGGAGGGGGAGTTTGTCTCCTTTGACAGGGAGGCAGCCACCCTGACCACCCGTTTTCCCGTCCTGGAGCGATTCTTCAACCCCTATCATATGGTGCAGGGAGGAATCATTGCTGCCGCGGTGGACAATACCTTTGGACCTCTGAGCATGCTGGTTGCGCCTCCCAATGTGACGCGCCGGCTCGAGATGAAATACAGCCGTCCAGTCACCATGGATGTCGAGGTGATCGTCGTGGCCGCCAGGCTCGTGGCCCGCGAGGAGTCCACACTCACTTTCGCCGCGGATGTGCGCAGCCCCGATGGCACTTTGCTGGCGAGAGCGAGGGCAACGCACTGGATTCTATGATTATCAATGGTCGACGATCAATTGTCAATGGGCAATCCCGACTCGTCGTCATTGGCCCCGGAGACAACGTTCTGGAAACAGAAAGGCTTAGCCTTGTTCCGTTAATGGCCCGGCAGCTTGCTCTCTATCGAGATTGTCCTGTGGTGCTGGAAAA comes from the Chloroflexota bacterium genome and includes:
- a CDS encoding DinB family protein, with product MDIRETIKSQYHATLEMMRTTITKCPVPLWEQAAPTNDFWRVAYHTLFFTHLYLQPSEADFVPWEKHRAESHFLGPLPWPPHREPEIGEPYSQAEVLEYLEFVASQIDAAVDSLDLSGESGFEWLPFDKLELQLYNIRHLQHHVGELGDRLGTQAGIDIDWVGLRPQ
- a CDS encoding PaaI family thioesterase; translation: MLLDTILELLQEQHGDRMSEFLLPPPVFTIMEGEFVSFDREAATLTTRFPVLERFFNPYHMVQGGIIAAAVDNTFGPLSMLVAPPNVTRRLEMKYSRPVTMDVEVIVVAARLVAREESTLTFAADVRSPDGTLLARARATHWIL